A genomic segment from Clostridium pasteurianum BC1 encodes:
- a CDS encoding FAD-binding oxidoreductase gives MNYNDLFHIIDDKNRIKLGKDIEDKYLSDALNRNKGEADVLVFPINTDEVSSIMKFAYENNIAVTPRGAGTGLVGATIPTKGGIILDVSLMKNILELDENTLTVTVEPGILLTELQKFVEEKGLFYPPDPGEKNASIGGNISTNAGGMRAVKYGVTRDYVMGLEVVLADGSILNLGGKIIKNSSGLDIKDLIIGSEGTLGIITKAILKLIPKPQKSVSALIPFNSLEEGIDTVIKIIKKNANPTAIEFMEKDVIENAENFLKLKFPCNYGQAYLLLTFDGDETFEIESNYNKVKEVALENNALDFILLDKKEDIERTWKIRGALVTAVEAVSEQEPIDIVVPIDKSADFINYTKVAEKEFGIKISSFGHAGDGNVHLCVIRNGMEESQWNEKSKLLLQALYRKGKELNGLPSGEHGIGLNKRSYFIDVTDEINVEYMMRIKKAFDDKGILNAGKSYSE, from the coding sequence ATGAATTATAATGATTTGTTTCATATTATAGACGACAAAAATAGAATAAAGCTTGGCAAAGACATAGAGGACAAATATTTAAGTGATGCTTTGAACAGAAATAAAGGTGAGGCAGATGTATTGGTTTTTCCTATAAATACTGATGAAGTAAGCAGTATAATGAAATTTGCTTATGAAAACAACATAGCGGTGACCCCTAGAGGCGCTGGTACGGGACTAGTAGGAGCAACTATTCCAACTAAAGGTGGCATTATATTAGATGTGTCTTTAATGAAGAATATATTAGAATTAGATGAAAATACCCTTACTGTAACAGTAGAACCAGGAATACTTCTTACAGAGCTGCAAAAATTTGTTGAAGAAAAAGGACTTTTTTATCCTCCAGATCCAGGTGAAAAAAATGCTTCTATAGGTGGAAATATAAGCACTAATGCTGGTGGAATGAGAGCAGTAAAGTATGGAGTCACCAGAGATTATGTTATGGGCTTAGAGGTGGTTTTAGCTGATGGAAGTATATTAAATCTTGGTGGAAAGATTATAAAAAATAGTTCTGGTCTTGACATAAAGGACTTAATTATAGGTTCAGAAGGTACACTTGGAATTATAACTAAAGCTATTTTGAAGCTTATACCAAAGCCTCAGAAAAGTGTAAGTGCGCTTATTCCTTTTAATTCCCTAGAAGAAGGCATAGATACCGTTATTAAAATAATAAAAAAGAATGCAAATCCTACGGCAATTGAGTTTATGGAGAAGGATGTTATTGAAAATGCAGAGAATTTTTTAAAGCTGAAGTTTCCCTGCAACTATGGACAAGCATATTTATTATTAACCTTTGATGGAGACGAAACTTTTGAAATAGAGAGCAACTACAATAAGGTAAAAGAAGTAGCTTTAGAAAATAATGCTTTGGATTTTATTTTACTTGATAAAAAGGAAGACATAGAGAGAACTTGGAAGATAAGAGGAGCTCTTGTGACTGCAGTAGAAGCTGTGTCTGAGCAGGAACCTATAGATATTGTAGTACCGATAGATAAATCAGCAGATTTTATTAATTATACTAAAGTGGCAGAAAAAGAATTTGGCATTAAGATAAGTAGTTTTGGACATGCCGGTGATGGAAATGTACATTTATGCGTCATACGAAATGGCATGGAGGAAAGTCAGTGGAATGAGAAATCTAAATTGCTGCTGCAAGCCCTTTATAGAAAGGGAAAAGAACTTAATGGACTACCCTCTGGAGAGCATGGCATAGGACTTAATAAAAGATCATATTTCATTGATGTAACGGATGAAATTAATGTAGAATATATGATGAGAATCAAAAAAGCCTTTGATGACAAGGGTATTTTGAATGCCGGTAAGTCCTATTCAGAGTAA
- a CDS encoding methionine ABC transporter permease, giving the protein MNNTISILQSELGQAIKDSLNMIVIAMILSIVIGGLIGLILYLTSNSLFFKNKIVNSIAGIIVNIIRSLPFVILLVLLIPITKIMVGTSIGPRAAAVPLSIASIAFFARLAEGAFNEVDRGVLEAAVASGAKLRLILTDVLIVEALPSLIRGITVTLVSLISFSAMAGIVGGGGIGDLAIRYGYYRYETGVMIVTVIILVVVVQAIQFIGDGLARISSKR; this is encoded by the coding sequence TTGAATAATACCATTAGTATATTACAAAGTGAATTAGGTCAGGCAATTAAAGATTCTCTTAACATGATAGTAATTGCCATGATTTTATCTATTGTTATAGGTGGACTCATAGGTTTAATATTGTATTTAACTTCTAATTCATTATTTTTTAAGAATAAGATTGTCAATTCTATTGCAGGTATTATTGTAAATATAATTCGTTCATTACCTTTTGTAATTTTGTTAGTTCTATTAATACCAATAACTAAAATCATGGTTGGTACAAGTATAGGGCCACGGGCAGCAGCTGTACCACTCTCAATTGCCTCAATTGCTTTTTTTGCTAGACTGGCAGAGGGAGCTTTTAATGAAGTAGACAGGGGCGTTTTAGAGGCGGCTGTTGCTTCTGGAGCAAAACTCAGACTAATATTAACGGATGTGCTTATAGTAGAAGCGCTGCCAAGTCTCATAAGAGGTATAACAGTAACTCTGGTAAGCTTGATTAGTTTTTCTGCCATGGCAGGAATTGTAGGAGGCGGCGGTATAGGAGATTTGGCTATTAGATATGGTTATTATAGATACGAAACTGGAGTAATGATAGTTACAGTAATTATACTTGTGGTTGTAGTTCAGGCTATACAATTTATAGGAGACGGATTGGCAAGGATATCTTCAAAGAGATAA
- a CDS encoding methionine ABC transporter ATP-binding protein, which produces MIELKDVSVVFNEKNTKVEAVKDVNLTINKGEIFGIVGLSGAGKSTLVRTINLLQKPSSGKVIIDGEDITNLSGEALRKIRLRIGMIFQHFNLISGKTVYENVEFVLKANNYPKNKREEKVKELLKLVSLEEKAKVYPANLSGGQKQRVGIARALANNPQILLCDEATSALDLENTEEILNLLKRINEKYGITIVFITHEMEVAKRLFHRMAVMSAGKVVEANDVYTIFADPKDSITKSLISKNLNIQLPMGVEKLIQLGELVKLHFKGDKSIEPLISQVSKNFKVYISIIHGKIDYINNKPLGILLVNITGDKEEIAKAKIYIKENVSEIEENYHLQEEVNPVE; this is translated from the coding sequence TTGATAGAACTAAAAGATGTAAGTGTAGTTTTCAATGAAAAAAATACTAAAGTTGAAGCTGTTAAAGATGTTAATCTTACCATAAACAAGGGAGAAATCTTTGGTATAGTTGGTTTAAGCGGGGCAGGAAAGAGTACTTTAGTAAGAACCATAAATTTATTGCAGAAACCTAGCAGTGGTAAAGTGATAATTGATGGTGAGGATATTACAAATTTAAGTGGGGAAGCCCTTAGAAAAATTAGATTGAGGATTGGAATGATATTTCAGCATTTTAACCTAATAAGTGGTAAGACAGTTTATGAAAATGTAGAGTTTGTATTAAAAGCTAATAATTATCCTAAAAATAAGCGAGAAGAAAAGGTAAAAGAATTATTGAAGTTAGTTTCGTTGGAGGAGAAAGCTAAGGTTTATCCAGCAAATTTAAGTGGTGGTCAAAAGCAGCGTGTTGGTATTGCAAGGGCATTGGCAAATAATCCTCAAATATTATTATGTGATGAAGCGACTTCAGCTTTAGATCTAGAAAATACTGAAGAAATTTTGAATTTACTTAAAAGAATAAACGAGAAATATGGAATAACTATTGTATTTATTACTCATGAAATGGAAGTGGCAAAAAGACTCTTTCATAGAATGGCAGTAATGAGTGCAGGAAAAGTAGTTGAAGCAAATGATGTTTATACTATATTTGCAGATCCTAAAGATAGCATAACAAAATCTTTAATAAGTAAAAACTTAAATATTCAACTTCCAATGGGAGTAGAAAAATTAATTCAGTTAGGAGAATTGGTAAAGCTGCATTTTAAAGGAGATAAAAGTATAGAGCCTTTAATATCACAGGTATCAAAAAATTTCAAAGTTTATATAAGTATAATTCACGGAAAGATTGATTATATAAACAACAAACCTCTTGGTATTTTACTTGTAAATATTACAGGGGACAAGGAAGAGATAGCTAAAGCAAAAATATATATAAAAGAAAATGTATCTGAGATTGAAGAGAATTATCACTTGCAGGAAGAGGTGAATCCAGTTGAATAA
- a CDS encoding transposase produces MIKLKNQIHFCDIYEEVVDCFEEDKPKFIKLFEEHINLEILIPHSFFNAYHSSTGHPRYYSLSSMLTALILQKILGLSETKTFLNILNLSSELRTLCRFFKVPHESQFSRFKNDFINHFHNFFNHLVHITEPICQQLNSTLSKIIIADTTGIEAYVKENNPKFFESLLRVGKSMKKKIDSNVIPHKYAYSKMPKETYANSEIKLSYINGHFCYALKATTLVNGLGIIRHIDFNDTQIMDFQNNNTAEDAKDHYDSKTLIPIMKRFLNQHKDFKYNYFLGDSAYDCDDNYKYLIKDCSIAPIICLNPRNSSNLPQPSGFTSDGTPLCPKDPELPMKFDGITREKGRSMRVKWLCPKSKKIKVNGKTKYNLTCTNPCTPSPCGRIYHPTINKDYRLNCPIPRDSEEWNNLYKIRTVTERTNNTLKNPLGLSTLKINKSDSLKAELFIAGITQLISLIISFKIDSKNNVFSIKSLIAEFKFFK; encoded by the coding sequence ATGATCAAATTAAAAAATCAAATTCATTTTTGTGACATTTATGAAGAAGTCGTAGACTGTTTTGAAGAAGATAAGCCTAAATTTATTAAGCTTTTTGAAGAACATATTAATTTAGAAATATTAATTCCTCATTCCTTTTTCAATGCTTACCACTCTTCAACTGGTCACCCAAGATATTATTCTCTTTCATCAATGCTAACCGCATTAATCCTTCAGAAAATACTTGGTTTATCTGAAACAAAAACCTTTTTAAATATTTTAAATCTTTCTAGCGAATTAAGAACTCTTTGCAGATTTTTTAAAGTTCCACATGAATCTCAATTTTCTAGATTTAAAAATGATTTCATTAATCATTTTCATAATTTTTTTAATCATTTAGTTCATATTACTGAACCTATTTGTCAACAATTAAATTCTACATTGTCAAAGATTATAATTGCTGATACTACAGGCATTGAAGCCTACGTTAAGGAAAATAATCCTAAATTTTTCGAATCTCTTTTGCGTGTGGGTAAATCAATGAAGAAGAAAATAGATTCGAATGTTATTCCTCATAAGTATGCTTATAGTAAAATGCCCAAAGAAACTTATGCAAATTCTGAAATCAAATTATCATATATTAATGGGCATTTTTGTTATGCCCTTAAAGCAACTACTCTTGTAAACGGATTAGGAATTATAAGACACATTGATTTCAACGATACTCAAATAATGGATTTTCAAAACAATAACACTGCTGAAGATGCTAAAGATCATTATGATTCAAAAACTTTAATTCCTATAATGAAACGCTTCCTCAATCAGCATAAAGATTTCAAATACAATTATTTTCTTGGTGATAGTGCCTATGATTGTGATGATAACTATAAATACTTAATTAAAGATTGTAGTATAGCTCCAATAATCTGCCTTAATCCTCGTAATTCATCTAATTTACCACAACCTAGCGGTTTCACTTCTGACGGAACTCCATTGTGTCCGAAGGATCCGGAACTTCCAATGAAGTTTGATGGCATTACTAGAGAAAAAGGACGTTCCATGAGAGTTAAATGGCTATGCCCAAAATCTAAAAAAATTAAAGTAAATGGTAAAACCAAATATAATCTAACTTGCACAAACCCCTGTACACCTTCTCCTTGTGGAAGAATATATCATCCAACAATAAATAAAGATTATAGGTTAAATTGTCCGATCCCAAGAGATTCTGAAGAATGGAACAATTTGTACAAAATCAGAACTGTAACTGAAAGAACAAACAATACACTTAAAAATCCATTAGGTCTATCGACCTTAAAAATAAACAAAAGTGATTCATTAAAAGCTGAATTATTTATAGCAGGTATAACTCAATTGATATCCTTAATAATTAGCTTTAAAATTGATAGTAAAAATAATGTTTTTTCAATAAAATCTTTAATAGCTGAATTTAAATTTTTTAAATAA
- a CDS encoding MetQ/NlpA family ABC transporter substrate-binding protein: MNKLKKLLLVGLTAVLTVGTVACGSANNNSGSSTKETKNITIGVCPGPYGDMVKKAITPALEKKGYKVSIKEFSDYVQPNKALANKEIDANLFQHTAYLQKFSKDNNLDLSAVISVPTAGMGIFSNKIKSIDSLPNGAKVAIPNDPSNLARALTLLKNQGLINIKDNIDQTKATQNDVTENKKNLKFVPIEAAQEPRSLDSVDIALITGNYAIAAGMDFSKALVVEKLAENYKNVIAVRTEDLNKDLGKDLKSAVESAEFKNAIEDKNGEFKSFDKPEWYVSKYGTK, encoded by the coding sequence ATGAACAAATTGAAGAAGCTTTTATTAGTAGGATTAACAGCAGTTTTAACTGTAGGAACAGTAGCTTGTGGATCAGCAAACAATAATTCTGGATCGAGTACAAAGGAAACAAAAAATATTACTATAGGAGTTTGTCCAGGACCTTATGGCGATATGGTTAAGAAGGCTATAACACCAGCCCTTGAAAAAAAGGGATACAAAGTGAGTATTAAAGAATTTAGTGATTATGTTCAACCTAATAAAGCTTTAGCTAATAAAGAAATAGATGCAAATTTATTTCAACATACAGCATATTTACAAAAGTTTTCTAAGGACAATAATTTAGATCTATCAGCAGTTATAAGTGTTCCAACAGCTGGTATGGGTATATTCTCAAACAAAATAAAATCAATAGATAGTTTACCAAATGGAGCTAAGGTTGCAATACCCAATGACCCTTCAAATTTAGCAAGAGCTTTAACATTGCTTAAAAATCAAGGCTTAATTAATATTAAGGATAATATAGATCAAACTAAAGCAACTCAAAATGATGTAACAGAAAATAAAAAGAATTTAAAATTTGTTCCAATAGAGGCAGCTCAGGAACCAAGAAGCTTAGATAGTGTGGATATTGCACTTATTACAGGAAACTATGCTATAGCTGCGGGAATGGACTTTTCAAAGGCTTTAGTAGTGGAAAAATTAGCAGAAAATTATAAGAATGTAATAGCAGTGAGAACAGAAGATTTAAACAAGGATTTAGGAAAAGATTTAAAATCAGCTGTAGAATCTGCAGAATTTAAAAATGCTATTGAGGATAAAAACGGGGAATTTAAGTCCTTTGATAAACCAGAGTGGTATGTAAGCAAGTACGGAACAAAATAA